One segment of uncultured Campylobacter sp. DNA contains the following:
- a CDS encoding alpha/beta hydrolase: MKKQIYIIHGYDASPQSHWFSWFKEKMRGLAEVEILKMPTPQTPKLNQWLETMKQNVNLGENSFIIAHSLGTITSLNFLSGFANLPKLGGLVLISPFDEPIKEFAILNEFCEPKIEYEKIKSAANFIKVIAAKDDYIVPCELSLKVARNLGVTPDIFEKGGHFLGADGFSEFEFMLNLFRDAALPKTGDQK; this comes from the coding sequence ATGAAAAAGCAAATTTATATAATTCACGGCTACGACGCCTCGCCGCAAAGCCACTGGTTTTCTTGGTTTAAAGAAAAGATGCGCGGCCTTGCCGAGGTGGAAATTTTAAAGATGCCAACCCCGCAAACGCCAAAGCTAAACCAGTGGCTAGAAACGATGAAGCAAAACGTAAATTTAGGCGAAAATTCATTCATCATCGCGCACAGCCTGGGTACGATAACTAGCCTAAATTTTCTTAGCGGTTTTGCAAATTTGCCCAAATTGGGCGGTCTGGTTCTCATCTCGCCGTTTGACGAGCCGATTAAGGAATTTGCTATATTAAATGAATTTTGCGAGCCCAAAATCGAGTATGAAAAGATAAAATCGGCGGCGAATTTTATAAAAGTAATAGCCGCAAAAGACGATTATATCGTGCCTTGCGAGCTTAGCCTAAAGGTAGCGAGAAATTTAGGCGTAACGCCCGATATCTTTGAAAAAGGCGGGCACTTTTTGGGCGCGGACGGCTTTAGCGAATTTGAGTTTATGCTAAATTTATTTAGGGATGCGGCTTTACCGAAAACGGGCGATCAAAAGTAA
- the ccsA gene encoding cytochrome c biogenesis protein CcsA produces the protein MRELKSIFFSMTSAIVLLIIFAVASGAATIIESYYDTKSAWAAVYGASWFALVQVLLGINLAYNLFRYDLFRNEKLPVLIFHVSFLFMLLGAAMTRYMGFEGTMRIRENEASNAVSGSASRIEIVAEKDGKIYSDSIQKYITSFGLNGFNLPLKIEDKKANLSFEGYYKNAETEYYEADKGEPLVRLAVSSPDSKEEISLQAGQTREVGGVSFAFDAQPLLENFVKIELKEGKFYLTSNQNIDYFTMVTNEKGQYAKDKETEFLPMRLYTVAEVNFVPKSLLTKAAQRIVSKNGEFDALVANLTYDGQTEQLTLYENSYAPAKAKIDGVLFNVYWGAKMIELPFSIKLNDFELKRYPGSNSPMSYSSDVIVEDSRTGDFPYKIYMNHVLDHDGYRFFQSSYDMDELGTVLSVNRDPGKIPTYVGYFLLGLGLFLNVINPRSRFRKLAKMINEDAVKKLAAILLVTSATAFSPTKIYAMDEALNIDASHAKELSTLIVQSGDGRMKPFDTVARDILNKIHRSDTLEGLNADQAVLSMMTNGFYWRDKPIIYVNNKEIKKLIGIDEKDKFASYNDFFESDKDGKIAYKLSKFAEAANRKMPGERGTFDKDVQKIDERLNILHMVFWGEIFAVFPKIDDPNNTWYGIASAMMYLPKNESEQIVRMLKDYFTGVADATENNNWRKANQALAEIKTYQQEYGKSVIPSQKRIGMELFFNEYKIFESLTLVYLLAGFGLLCFIFVKMARPKLNIKGLFKIVYGINILAFLLHTFGIGVRWYVAEHAPWSNSYESMIYIAWALSLSGIVFSRQSPVAMALTSILSGVTLFVAHLSWMDPQITTLAPVLQSYWLTIHVSVITASYGFLGLCSLLGMFTLVLFTLQGDKENKEISRNILEATRINEMAMILGLSLLTMGNFLGGVWANESWGRYWGWDSKETWALVSILIYAAVLHVRFIPKLNSQYVFAVASMFAYWSIIMTYFGVNFYLSGMHSYAAGEPVPVPPFVWIGALLMVLIAVLAYFRKPIKGVKL, from the coding sequence TTGAGAGAATTAAAGTCCATATTTTTTAGTATGACCTCGGCGATTGTTTTACTGATAATATTTGCGGTTGCTAGCGGCGCAGCGACGATAATAGAAAGCTACTACGATACCAAAAGCGCGTGGGCTGCGGTTTACGGCGCGAGCTGGTTTGCTCTAGTGCAGGTGCTTTTGGGTATAAATTTAGCTTACAATCTTTTTAGATACGACCTTTTTAGAAATGAAAAACTACCCGTTTTGATATTTCACGTTAGCTTTTTATTTATGCTTTTAGGCGCTGCTATGACGCGATATATGGGCTTTGAAGGCACGATGCGCATAAGAGAAAACGAAGCTTCAAACGCCGTTTCCGGGTCGGCTTCGAGAATAGAAATCGTAGCCGAAAAAGACGGTAAAATTTACTCGGATTCTATCCAAAAGTACATCACTTCTTTTGGCTTAAACGGTTTTAATTTACCGCTTAAAATCGAGGATAAGAAGGCAAATTTAAGCTTTGAAGGCTACTACAAAAATGCCGAGACCGAGTACTACGAAGCAGACAAGGGCGAGCCGCTCGTTAGGCTTGCGGTCTCAAGCCCAGACTCAAAAGAAGAAATAAGCCTACAAGCAGGCCAAACTCGCGAGGTGGGCGGCGTTAGTTTTGCATTCGACGCGCAGCCGCTACTTGAAAATTTCGTCAAAATCGAGCTAAAAGAAGGTAAATTTTATCTAACTTCGAACCAAAATATCGACTACTTTACGATGGTGACGAATGAAAAAGGGCAGTATGCCAAGGATAAAGAGACTGAGTTTTTGCCGATGAGGCTTTATACGGTTGCTGAGGTAAATTTCGTCCCAAAGTCCCTGCTAACTAAGGCCGCACAGCGTATCGTTAGCAAAAACGGAGAATTCGACGCGCTCGTGGCAAATTTAACCTACGACGGGCAAACCGAGCAACTAACCCTATACGAAAACAGCTACGCGCCGGCAAAAGCGAAAATAGACGGCGTGCTTTTTAATGTATACTGGGGCGCTAAAATGATCGAACTTCCTTTTTCTATAAAGTTAAACGACTTTGAGCTTAAGCGCTATCCGGGCTCAAATTCGCCGATGAGCTACTCTAGCGACGTTATCGTCGAGGATTCGCGCACCGGCGATTTTCCTTATAAAATTTACATGAACCACGTACTAGACCACGACGGATATAGATTTTTCCAAAGCAGCTACGATATGGACGAGCTTGGCACAGTATTATCGGTAAACCGCGACCCGGGCAAAATCCCGACCTACGTCGGCTATTTTTTACTGGGACTCGGGCTATTTTTAAACGTAATAAATCCTCGCTCGCGCTTTAGAAAACTAGCCAAAATGATAAACGAAGACGCCGTCAAAAAGCTCGCCGCAATCCTTTTGGTAACGAGTGCGACAGCGTTTTCGCCGACTAAAATTTACGCTATGGACGAGGCTTTAAATATCGACGCAAGTCACGCCAAAGAGCTTTCTACGCTAATAGTTCAAAGCGGCGACGGCAGGATGAAGCCTTTTGATACGGTCGCAAGGGATATCTTAAACAAAATCCATCGTAGCGATACGCTTGAGGGGCTAAACGCCGACCAAGCCGTGCTTTCGATGATGACGAACGGTTTTTACTGGCGCGACAAACCTATAATCTACGTAAATAATAAAGAGATAAAAAAGCTAATCGGCATAGACGAAAAGGACAAATTTGCAAGCTACAACGACTTTTTTGAAAGCGACAAAGACGGTAAAATCGCCTACAAACTCTCCAAATTCGCCGAAGCCGCAAATCGTAAAATGCCGGGCGAACGAGGCACGTTTGATAAAGATGTACAAAAAATAGATGAGCGACTAAACATCCTTCATATGGTATTTTGGGGCGAAATTTTCGCCGTATTTCCAAAGATAGACGACCCAAATAATACCTGGTACGGCATAGCTTCTGCGATGATGTATCTGCCTAAAAACGAGAGCGAACAAATCGTCAGGATGCTAAAAGATTATTTTACCGGTGTCGCCGACGCTACCGAGAACAATAACTGGCGCAAAGCAAACCAAGCTCTAGCCGAGATAAAAACCTACCAACAAGAATACGGCAAATCCGTCATCCCAAGCCAAAAACGCATCGGGATGGAGCTATTTTTTAACGAGTATAAAATTTTCGAATCGCTCACGCTCGTATATCTTTTAGCCGGATTTGGGCTTTTGTGCTTCATTTTCGTCAAAATGGCGCGCCCTAAACTAAATATTAAGGGGCTATTTAAAATCGTCTACGGCATAAATATCCTAGCCTTTTTACTACATACTTTCGGTATCGGAGTGCGCTGGTACGTCGCCGAGCACGCTCCTTGGAGCAACTCTTACGAATCGATGATTTACATCGCTTGGGCTTTGAGTTTATCCGGTATAGTTTTTTCTCGCCAAAGCCCGGTAGCTATGGCGCTAACGTCGATTTTATCAGGCGTTACGCTATTTGTAGCGCACCTTAGCTGGATGGATCCGCAAATCACTACTCTAGCGCCCGTGCTTCAGAGCTACTGGCTAACGATCCACGTATCTGTTATCACGGCTAGCTACGGATTTTTAGGACTTTGTTCGCTGCTTGGTATGTTTACGCTCGTGCTTTTTACTCTGCAAGGCGATAAAGAAAATAAAGAAATTTCGCGAAATATCCTTGAGGCTACTCGCATAAACGAGATGGCGATGATACTGGGTCTTAGCCTGCTTACGATGGGAAATTTCCTAGGCGGCGTGTGGGCTAACGAGAGCTGGGGTCGCTACTGGGGCTGGGATAGTAAAGAGACTTGGGCGCTAGTTTCCATCCTGATATACGCGGCCGTTTTGCACGTTAGATTTATCCCTAAGCTAAATAGCCAGTACGTCTTTGCCGTCGCTTCTATGTTTGCTTATTGGTCGATTATAATGACGTATTTTGGCGTAAATTTTTATCTCAGCGGCATGCACTCCTACGCTGCCGGCGAGCCGGTGCCGGTGCCGCCTTTCGTATGGATAGGCGCACTTTTGATGGTTTTGATTGCCGTTTTGGCGTATTTTAGAAAGCCTATAAAAGGAGTAAAACTATAA
- a CDS encoding fatty-acid--CoA ligase, whose amino-acid sequence MNQTAVVIILATVILILVASLIFLAAKLGGDKIAASAAAKEAAERGVTLNDLFTVASDPSTSKNKLFSILRMFSTNFRLPPKKDGVAPDEAKEYLNFITALASHKNADAKLIAFMSNELKKKNPEYVREIEAYEQKGTLKSRS is encoded by the coding sequence ATGAATCAAACCGCAGTAGTAATCATTTTAGCGACCGTTATTTTAATACTCGTAGCTTCTCTTATTTTTCTAGCGGCAAAACTCGGCGGCGACAAGATCGCAGCCAGCGCTGCAGCCAAAGAGGCCGCTGAGCGGGGCGTTACTTTAAACGACCTATTTACCGTCGCAAGCGATCCTAGTACTAGTAAAAATAAACTTTTTTCTATATTAAGGATGTTTTCTACGAATTTTAGATTACCGCCCAAAAAAGACGGCGTAGCTCCCGACGAAGCCAAAGAGTATCTAAATTTTATTACGGCTTTAGCCTCGCACAAAAACGCCGACGCTAAGCTAATCGCATTTATGAGCAACGAATTAAAAAAGAAAAATCCCGAGTACGTAAGAGAAATCGAGGCCTACGAGCAAAAAGGCACTTTAAAAAGTAGGTCGTAG